One stretch of Bremerella cremea DNA includes these proteins:
- a CDS encoding DUF1559 domain-containing protein yields the protein MKTTPRAGFTLVELLVVIAIIGVLIALLLPAVQQAREAARRMQCTNHLKQIGLSLHNYHDTFGAFPAISYDHEVNGGDERKHASWSWGTLILPQMEQGAAYDILAPSQPDRLHEAVNKPAKLAVLQTPITIWRCPSDTGPTLNTHLTINNGSGDQSKDVQIATANYLGVNTNGDIDRSKHHNGIFVPGTNVQGNSRMVVAMHQILDGTSNTAMVGERAWMLSGEELGAGLVYGHTGNEDIENSHNYLDGFIAVVGGGKTHINTSDTCGASCNDVDGRQGFSSNHPGGAQFMFADGSVHFLSENIDDNFGGATDTTYERLLDRADGQPVGNY from the coding sequence ATGAAAACAACACCACGTGCAGGTTTTACCCTTGTCGAATTGTTGGTAGTCATTGCCATTATTGGCGTGTTAATTGCCCTGCTTCTTCCGGCAGTTCAACAAGCTCGTGAAGCCGCTCGACGCATGCAATGTACCAACCACTTGAAACAAATTGGCTTGTCCCTACACAACTATCACGATACCTTCGGCGCCTTTCCAGCGATCAGCTACGACCATGAAGTCAACGGCGGTGACGAAAGAAAACATGCCAGTTGGAGTTGGGGCACCTTGATTCTGCCTCAAATGGAACAAGGAGCTGCCTACGACATTTTGGCCCCCAGCCAACCGGATCGGTTGCATGAAGCGGTCAACAAACCTGCGAAGCTGGCCGTTCTACAAACTCCGATTACAATTTGGCGTTGCCCCTCAGATACTGGCCCGACACTTAACACCCATCTAACGATCAACAACGGTTCTGGCGACCAGTCAAAAGACGTTCAGATTGCAACCGCCAATTATCTCGGCGTGAACACAAACGGCGATATCGATCGTTCTAAACACCACAATGGAATCTTCGTGCCAGGTACCAACGTGCAAGGCAACTCACGCATGGTGGTCGCGATGCATCAAATCCTGGACGGAACCAGCAATACGGCCATGGTGGGCGAACGAGCCTGGATGCTCTCAGGCGAGGAACTTGGTGCAGGTCTGGTTTATGGCCATACCGGCAACGAAGACATCGAAAACAGCCATAACTACTTGGATGGCTTTATTGCCGTGGTTGGCGGTGGCAAAACGCATATCAACACTTCCGATACGTGTGGTGCTTCTTGCAACGATGTCGATGGTCGGCAAGGTTTCTCCAGCAATCACCCTGGCGGTGCCCAATTCATGTTCGCCGATGGATCTGTTCATTTTCTTAGCGAGAATATCGACGACAACTTCGGAGGTGCAACCGACACGACCTACGAACGTCTTCTTGATCGTGCCGATGGACAACCGGTGGGCAACTACTAA
- a CDS encoding YdeI/OmpD-associated family protein yields the protein MEMRFENEPTLRTAFEALTPGRKRGYLLDFGGAKQAKSCEARIEKSLPRILAGVGLHDCTCGLSQKMPGCVGSHKELGLFLSKPAAQKETVRPMITRTVSVVSDND from the coding sequence TTGGAGATGAGATTTGAGAACGAGCCGACATTGCGAACCGCGTTTGAAGCACTAACCCCTGGTCGAAAGCGGGGGTATCTTTTGGATTTCGGCGGTGCGAAGCAGGCCAAATCGTGCGAGGCTCGAATCGAGAAAAGTCTGCCTAGAATCTTGGCAGGCGTAGGGCTGCATGACTGCACGTGCGGACTTTCCCAGAAAATGCCTGGGTGTGTTGGTTCGCATAAGGAGTTGGGATTGTTCTTATCGAAACCAGCGGCGCAAAAGGAAACCGTACGGCCAATGATAACTCGCACGGTTTCTGTGGTTTCAGACAACGATTGA
- a CDS encoding FecR domain-containing protein: MSEQQDVVGKQIEDPEILKLVDLCITDRATPEQWQTLSDLIVQRKDVSQYFAAQALINARLAMVSKFDADQERELLKRIEQDDLLEPASLAAPPVLQVRRVVAAVSLVTAAALLLFGGLAISVWYQSYTTPGPAVASSGPVPPAVLISGIPGESEARAYFGQEIINLPKGIYQGVTSSGVKVELAGPVRIRINKPMSWRLFYGKVVADVPPTSHGFTVNTHNASVVDLGTKFGVAVDANNFTEVVVYQGSVELRTGSTLQRMVQGDAFEVPIGGKLVKIAANNVATFLKPGEIPPSVISEVRSNSPHNEKPYQIVRGGFREGALAYVDRVHQWSGISDSLPSSLIDLDYVQMVGDWKYNAKWQKRSDLELTVVFNRPTVAYLLVDERLPTPSWLTQHFSDTGISVGMDKGSHQDSRSLANYKLSQEEGPGKSIDVILRVWKAVLPEGGDLTIGPIGSRSTDWEVPCLVARPI, encoded by the coding sequence ATGAGTGAACAGCAGGACGTGGTAGGTAAACAGATCGAAGATCCTGAGATCCTGAAACTGGTCGACCTCTGCATCACCGACCGAGCAACCCCGGAGCAATGGCAGACGCTTAGCGACTTGATCGTGCAGCGCAAGGATGTATCACAATACTTCGCTGCTCAAGCATTGATCAACGCTCGCTTGGCCATGGTGAGCAAGTTCGACGCCGATCAAGAACGCGAACTACTAAAACGAATCGAACAGGACGACCTATTAGAACCGGCTTCCCTCGCTGCTCCGCCCGTGCTGCAAGTACGGCGCGTCGTCGCAGCAGTTAGCTTGGTTACGGCGGCTGCGTTGCTGTTGTTTGGTGGGCTCGCAATTTCCGTGTGGTATCAAAGTTATACCACACCTGGGCCAGCGGTCGCTTCCAGCGGACCTGTTCCGCCTGCCGTTTTGATTTCAGGCATCCCGGGCGAAAGTGAAGCACGTGCCTATTTTGGTCAAGAGATAATCAATCTGCCGAAAGGAATCTACCAGGGAGTTACCTCCTCTGGCGTGAAAGTAGAATTGGCAGGTCCTGTCCGGATTCGCATCAATAAGCCGATGTCGTGGCGACTATTTTACGGCAAGGTTGTCGCCGATGTTCCACCAACGTCCCATGGTTTTACGGTCAACACGCATAACGCCTCGGTTGTCGACTTAGGCACAAAGTTCGGGGTAGCCGTCGACGCCAATAACTTTACCGAAGTCGTCGTCTACCAAGGCAGCGTTGAACTCAGAACCGGTAGCACGCTCCAACGGATGGTGCAAGGAGATGCTTTCGAGGTTCCCATTGGTGGAAAGCTCGTGAAGATCGCGGCAAACAACGTTGCCACTTTCTTGAAACCTGGCGAGATTCCCCCCTCGGTCATCAGCGAAGTTCGTAGCAACAGTCCCCACAACGAAAAGCCTTATCAGATTGTTCGCGGCGGATTTCGTGAGGGAGCTTTAGCCTATGTCGACCGAGTTCACCAATGGAGCGGAATAAGCGATAGCCTCCCCTCTTCGTTGATCGACTTAGATTACGTCCAAATGGTAGGCGACTGGAAGTACAACGCGAAATGGCAAAAGCGTTCGGACCTTGAACTAACCGTTGTCTTCAACCGCCCCACTGTTGCCTATCTGTTGGTCGACGAACGCTTGCCGACACCAAGCTGGCTCACCCAACACTTTAGTGACACGGGCATTTCCGTCGGCATGGATAAAGGCTCTCACCAAGACTCCCGCTCCCTAGCAAATTACAAACTCTCCCAAGAAGAAGGCCCTGGTAAATCAATCGATGTCATCCTGCGAGTCTGGAAAGCGGTTTTACCAGAAGGCGGAGACCTAACGATTGGCCCTATTGGGAGCCGCTCGACCGACTGGGAGGTCCCGTGCTTAGTCGCACGTCCTATTTAA
- a CDS encoding carboxypeptidase regulatory-like domain-containing protein: MNRFTMLSLALATLCLTGCGDPNMPPVGEVHGQVTLNGKPVSDCQVEFVPLAGGRSSAAITDENGKYILKYKGDAEGALLGKHRVRLVTARSATRDDSGRVIQPGVKEKLPKEYNDETTQQVEVIDGDNPIDFEIVTK; the protein is encoded by the coding sequence ATGAATCGTTTTACAATGTTAAGTCTCGCATTAGCCACGCTTTGTTTGACTGGTTGCGGCGATCCTAACATGCCGCCGGTAGGTGAAGTCCACGGCCAAGTCACGCTCAACGGGAAACCGGTTTCGGACTGTCAAGTTGAGTTCGTGCCACTGGCTGGTGGCCGAAGTTCTGCCGCGATTACCGACGAGAACGGAAAGTACATTCTCAAATACAAAGGGGATGCCGAGGGCGCATTGCTTGGCAAACACCGCGTTCGCTTGGTAACGGCCCGCAGTGCAACGCGCGACGACAGTGGACGCGTGATTCAACCTGGCGTCAAAGAGAAGCTTCCCAAAGAATACAACGATGAGACGACTCAACAGGTCGAAGTGATCGACGGAGACAACCCGATCGACTTCGAGATTGTCACCAAATAG
- a CDS encoding sigma-70 family RNA polymerase sigma factor yields MTRSLSDMVPIENDTDKQSRFAEFYITHQEQLKGYVYSLVANWSDAEEVFQRTSLLLWRKWEQFDEQREFLPWAFGFARIEAKRFHSERGRQLKMLSDSAMEALDAVIVENGNALDERLAALEHCVKKLPAQQRSILWASYNQANSIENVGEMFGLSANAVYKRLRKIREMLHRCIDVRVAAYGDGQ; encoded by the coding sequence GTGACGCGGTCCCTTTCAGATATGGTCCCAATAGAAAACGACACGGACAAGCAATCCCGTTTCGCCGAGTTCTACATCACCCATCAAGAGCAGCTCAAAGGGTATGTCTACTCCTTGGTTGCAAACTGGAGTGACGCTGAGGAAGTGTTCCAGAGGACGAGCCTTCTGCTTTGGCGAAAGTGGGAACAGTTTGACGAGCAACGCGAGTTCCTTCCGTGGGCGTTTGGTTTCGCCCGTATTGAAGCGAAGCGATTCCATTCGGAACGCGGCAGGCAACTAAAGATGCTTAGCGATTCCGCGATGGAGGCCTTAGATGCCGTGATTGTCGAAAATGGCAACGCGTTAGACGAACGACTAGCCGCTTTGGAACACTGTGTCAAAAAACTACCCGCACAACAACGTTCCATTCTTTGGGCTTCCTACAACCAAGCGAATTCGATTGAAAACGTCGGTGAAATGTTCGGGCTATCAGCCAACGCTGTGTATAAGCGGTTGCGAAAGATTCGTGAAATGCTGCATCGCTGCATTGATGTTCGGGTGGCTGCCTACGGAGACGGACAATGA
- a CDS encoding efflux RND transporter periplasmic adaptor subunit, producing MPLHRVTLPHFAAILGGLLICGMLGCGQTPHKQPAPPPPTMTVAQPIRKEIVEWDAYTGRLEPIEFVEVRARVSGYLQSIHFDEGQVVHEGDLLFIIDPRPFEATLTEAKAQLRQAQSQLSQAKAQMSEAIAQQKQANAQLQLAEVRVQRARRLRESNAVAQDELDQRETDIVQSQADVASAEASIQLAEAAGDTANAAIEAANARIASAQLDLNYTRVYAPVSGRISREYVTEGNLISGGTATSTLLTTITSVEPIYCAFDVNEHQALKYIRLAQQGKRKSSRDAKNPVYLGLSDEKNFPHLGHMEFVDNRFDTNTASMRVRCIFRNEDQVLVPGMFARVRLPGSAAYEAVLIPDSAIGTDQSSQYVYIVEGNKIERRAVVPGPLVDGLRVIREGLTGTEQLVTEGLLLGRPGMEVQTKSGDIQVIEDGLPNTYVPLPPEQWISSGLTSIHNNNQDVPTSANRTEGGQ from the coding sequence ATGCCATTGCATCGAGTAACTCTACCGCATTTCGCGGCCATTTTGGGTGGTCTTCTTATTTGCGGGATGTTGGGCTGCGGCCAAACACCCCACAAACAGCCAGCCCCGCCTCCACCTACAATGACAGTCGCTCAGCCTATTCGCAAAGAGATTGTCGAATGGGATGCTTACACAGGGCGCTTGGAACCGATTGAATTTGTCGAAGTACGAGCGAGGGTAAGTGGCTATTTGCAGTCAATTCACTTCGATGAAGGGCAGGTCGTTCACGAAGGTGATCTGCTTTTTATTATCGATCCCCGTCCCTTTGAGGCGACGTTAACCGAGGCCAAAGCACAGCTTCGTCAGGCCCAATCCCAACTGTCCCAAGCAAAAGCGCAGATGTCGGAAGCAATTGCGCAACAAAAACAAGCCAACGCTCAGCTGCAGTTGGCGGAAGTGCGTGTCCAACGAGCGAGACGACTTCGTGAGAGCAATGCGGTTGCCCAGGATGAACTCGACCAGCGGGAAACAGATATCGTACAAAGTCAAGCCGATGTCGCTTCCGCTGAGGCGAGTATCCAACTGGCGGAAGCTGCTGGCGACACCGCCAATGCTGCGATCGAAGCCGCCAATGCTCGGATCGCCTCGGCCCAGCTTGATTTGAATTATACGCGGGTTTACGCACCGGTGTCGGGGCGGATTAGTCGCGAGTATGTCACCGAAGGGAACCTCATCAGCGGAGGGACAGCGACCTCGACGTTGCTGACAACAATTACTTCGGTCGAACCAATCTACTGCGCCTTCGATGTCAACGAACACCAAGCCCTGAAGTACATTCGCTTGGCTCAACAAGGAAAGCGAAAGAGTTCGCGCGATGCGAAGAACCCTGTCTATCTAGGATTGTCCGACGAAAAGAACTTCCCTCATTTGGGTCACATGGAGTTCGTCGATAATCGCTTCGATACCAATACGGCCAGCATGCGAGTTCGTTGTATTTTCCGCAATGAAGATCAAGTGCTTGTCCCCGGGATGTTTGCCCGTGTTCGCCTGCCTGGAAGTGCGGCGTATGAAGCGGTACTTATTCCGGACTCTGCCATTGGGACGGATCAGTCTTCGCAATACGTTTACATTGTGGAAGGCAATAAGATCGAACGTCGCGCTGTGGTTCCCGGCCCTTTGGTCGATGGCCTGCGAGTGATTCGCGAAGGACTCACTGGGACAGAGCAATTAGTCACCGAGGGGCTGCTGTTGGGCCGCCCGGGGATGGAAGTGCAAACCAAATCGGGTGACATTCAAGTGATCGAAGATGGCCTGCCCAACACCTATGTTCCTTTGCCACCGGAGCAATGGATTTCGTCAGGGCTAACTTCAATTCATAACAACAATCAGGATGTGCCGACTTCCGCGAACCGAACGGAAGGTGGCCAATGA
- a CDS encoding efflux RND transporter permease subunit: MKFPHFFIERPIFASVLSFLIVLIGGIVYYTLPVSQYPDVVPPTIVVRASYPGATPQVIADTVATPIEQEMNGVDDMMYMESSSSADGTMQLTVTFKLGTDLDDAQVLVQNRVAIAEPRLPEAVRQIGVTTSKQIPDMLMVVHLNSPDRSRDQLYISNFAFLRVRDAMMRLDGVGDVRIAGGNEYAMRVWLDIERMTHLDLMPEDVIAAIRGQNVQVAAGVIGQPPTDETGAFQLNVTTQGRLKDTEEFGKIIIKRGEDGRVTRLSDVARVELGAQDYSRLSYLDGKPAVAVLVYQRPGTNAVETARQIKQTMADLSKDFPVGIGYEIAYNPTDFVEESIDEVFETLYITTGFVVFTVFIFLHGWRPTIIPVIAIPISLIGTFAVMQLLGVSLNTLSLFGLVLAIGIVVDDAIVVVENVERLIAEGLAPREATHKAMDEVGSALIATTLVLIAVFVPTVFIPSISGKFYQQFAITIAISTAFSTFVSLTLSPALCALLLKPKGAARNLSGRIVDKCFGWFFRLFNRSFDVTSDFYAWVISRIVRVSAVVLLLYVGLLYCTWSSFGLVPTGFVPAMDQGYLIVSIRLPDGAALSRTDVVTRKVAEIGGKIDGVAHSVGIAGLSGSTFTISPNAAVTFLPLEDAKERAARGRDVNAIVADLRREMAVVNEAEIFVIPPPPVRGIGRGGGYKMYLQDQSGAGIDALNLVTQRMVAEANQQPGLVQVYSNYRLSVPQVYAEVDRTKAEMLDVPVANIFQALQVYLGSLYVNDFNFLGRTYRVTAQAEPEFRDEPSDILQLRTRSARGASVSLGSLVELKRVTGPDRLVRFNLYPAADINGDTVPDYSTGQSLDTMESLAQANLPPGFGYAWTDIAYQERQAGNTIVYLFPLAVLFVFLTLAAQYESWVLPMAIILIVPLCLLFAIVGIWFRGMDNNILTQIGFIVLVGLACKNAILIVEFAKAEEDNGRDRFEAAVEACRLRLRPILMTAFSFILGVIPLLIATGAGYEMRRVLGTAVFAGMLGVTIFGLFLTPVFYVVLRRFSRQKPPAKAEE, translated from the coding sequence ATGAAGTTTCCCCATTTCTTTATCGAACGACCGATCTTTGCCTCGGTGTTGTCCTTTCTGATCGTTTTGATTGGGGGCATCGTTTATTACACGCTTCCGGTATCGCAATATCCCGACGTGGTTCCTCCGACGATTGTCGTGCGGGCCAGTTATCCGGGGGCTACTCCTCAGGTGATTGCTGATACGGTTGCCACGCCCATCGAACAAGAGATGAACGGCGTCGACGACATGATGTATATGGAGTCGTCTTCCAGCGCCGACGGCACGATGCAGCTTACGGTCACGTTTAAGCTGGGAACCGACCTAGACGATGCCCAGGTGTTGGTACAAAACCGGGTTGCGATTGCCGAGCCACGCTTACCGGAAGCGGTACGGCAAATTGGTGTGACCACCAGCAAACAAATTCCCGACATGCTGATGGTGGTTCACTTGAACTCTCCTGACCGCAGTCGAGACCAGTTGTACATCAGTAATTTCGCCTTTCTGCGTGTTCGCGATGCCATGATGCGTCTCGATGGCGTGGGGGATGTGCGAATTGCTGGGGGTAACGAATACGCCATGCGGGTCTGGCTCGATATCGAACGCATGACCCATCTCGATCTCATGCCAGAGGACGTGATTGCCGCGATTCGGGGACAGAACGTGCAAGTCGCCGCAGGGGTGATTGGTCAACCTCCGACCGACGAGACCGGCGCCTTTCAGTTGAATGTCACGACGCAAGGCCGTTTAAAGGATACCGAAGAGTTCGGCAAGATCATCATTAAACGTGGCGAAGATGGGCGTGTTACGCGCTTGAGTGACGTCGCCAGAGTAGAGCTTGGCGCGCAAGACTATTCGCGGCTTAGCTACCTGGATGGTAAACCAGCGGTGGCGGTTCTGGTGTATCAACGCCCCGGTACCAACGCCGTCGAGACCGCCAGGCAAATCAAGCAAACGATGGCCGATCTCAGTAAAGACTTTCCTGTGGGAATCGGCTACGAGATTGCCTACAACCCGACCGATTTCGTCGAGGAATCGATCGACGAAGTGTTTGAAACGCTGTATATCACGACCGGCTTCGTGGTCTTTACGGTTTTCATCTTTTTGCACGGCTGGCGTCCTACCATCATTCCGGTGATCGCGATTCCGATCTCGTTGATTGGTACGTTTGCGGTAATGCAGCTGCTAGGCGTCTCGTTGAATACCCTCTCGCTGTTCGGGCTCGTCTTGGCGATTGGTATCGTCGTGGACGATGCGATTGTCGTGGTGGAAAACGTCGAGCGATTAATCGCCGAAGGGCTCGCACCGCGCGAAGCAACGCACAAGGCAATGGACGAAGTGGGATCGGCTTTGATTGCAACCACTTTGGTGTTGATTGCCGTGTTTGTGCCGACCGTCTTCATTCCTAGCATCAGCGGAAAGTTCTATCAACAGTTTGCCATCACCATCGCGATTTCCACGGCGTTTTCCACATTTGTGTCGTTAACGCTAAGCCCTGCTTTGTGTGCGTTGTTGCTAAAGCCGAAAGGGGCCGCCAGAAATCTTAGTGGACGAATCGTCGATAAGTGCTTTGGCTGGTTCTTCCGCTTATTCAACCGCAGCTTCGATGTTACGAGCGATTTCTACGCGTGGGTCATCTCACGAATCGTTCGTGTCTCGGCGGTGGTTTTGTTGCTTTACGTTGGGCTGTTGTATTGCACATGGAGTAGTTTTGGACTGGTACCAACAGGCTTTGTGCCTGCGATGGATCAAGGGTATTTGATTGTCAGTATTCGCCTGCCCGATGGCGCTGCGTTGTCCCGGACTGATGTCGTCACACGAAAGGTCGCCGAGATTGGTGGCAAGATTGATGGCGTTGCACACTCGGTCGGGATTGCTGGGTTATCAGGTTCGACTTTTACCATTAGTCCGAACGCCGCAGTGACGTTCCTCCCTTTAGAGGATGCGAAAGAACGAGCGGCCCGCGGGCGCGATGTCAATGCGATTGTCGCGGACCTTCGCCGGGAAATGGCGGTGGTAAATGAAGCAGAGATTTTTGTCATTCCGCCACCACCGGTACGTGGTATCGGGCGTGGCGGCGGTTATAAAATGTATCTCCAAGACCAAAGCGGGGCTGGGATCGATGCTTTGAACCTGGTTACGCAGCGGATGGTAGCCGAAGCCAACCAACAGCCAGGCTTAGTTCAGGTTTATTCCAATTACCGTTTGAGCGTGCCTCAGGTTTACGCCGAGGTCGATCGTACTAAAGCCGAGATGCTTGATGTCCCGGTCGCGAACATCTTCCAGGCGTTGCAGGTTTATCTTGGTTCGTTGTACGTGAACGATTTCAATTTTCTGGGACGTACCTATCGTGTCACCGCGCAAGCGGAACCAGAATTCCGGGACGAGCCGAGCGATATCTTGCAACTCCGTACACGTAGTGCGCGTGGGGCCAGTGTTTCGCTGGGGTCGCTGGTGGAATTGAAACGCGTGACGGGGCCCGATCGGTTGGTACGTTTCAATCTGTATCCTGCGGCCGATATTAACGGCGACACGGTCCCTGATTATAGCACCGGACAATCGTTAGACACGATGGAGAGTTTAGCTCAGGCCAACCTCCCGCCGGGGTTCGGATATGCCTGGACAGATATCGCCTATCAAGAACGCCAAGCTGGCAATACGATTGTTTACCTCTTTCCGCTGGCGGTGCTGTTCGTCTTTTTGACGTTGGCTGCTCAATACGAAAGTTGGGTCTTACCAATGGCGATCATCTTGATCGTGCCGCTATGCTTGCTTTTCGCGATTGTGGGTATCTGGTTTCGAGGGATGGACAACAACATCCTCACGCAGATTGGCTTTATCGTGTTAGTGGGCTTGGCATGTAAGAATGCCATTCTGATTGTGGAATTTGCCAAGGCGGAAGAAGACAACGGGCGAGACCGATTTGAAGCGGCCGTCGAAGCATGTCGTTTGCGATTGCGGCCCATTTTAATGACCGCGTTCTCGTTTATCTTGGGCGTGATTCCTTTGTTGATCGCCACAGGTGCGGGCTACGAAATGCGTCGTGTGCTCGGGACGGCGGTGTTCGCTGGCATGTTAGGCGTGACCATTTTTGGCCTGTTTTTAACGCCAGTGTTCTATGTTGTCTTGCGACGATTTTCTCGCCAGAAGCCTCCAGCAAAAGCTGAGGAATAA